Proteins from one Mycobacterium sp. HUMS_12744610 genomic window:
- a CDS encoding DUF2237 family protein — translation MPDRNVLGGPLEPCGTEPLTGFYRDGCCATGPEDRGRHTICAVMTTEFLEHQRSIGNDLLTPVPEYRFPGLLPGDRWCVTAVNWLRAHHDGHAAPVVLASTHERTLEVVPLETLMEHKVDVPDDLANL, via the coding sequence GTGCCTGATCGTAACGTGCTGGGCGGTCCGCTCGAACCCTGTGGTACCGAGCCGCTCACCGGCTTCTACCGCGACGGGTGTTGCGCGACCGGCCCCGAGGACCGGGGCCGGCACACGATCTGCGCGGTGATGACCACCGAGTTTCTGGAGCACCAGCGTTCCATCGGTAACGACCTGTTGACGCCGGTCCCCGAATACCGGTTCCCGGGACTGCTGCCCGGCGATCGCTGGTGCGTGACCGCGGTGAACTGGCTGCGGGCCCACCACGACGGTCATGCCGCCCCCGTGGTGCTCGCGTCCACACATGAGCGGACGCTCGAGGTGGTGCCGCTCGAGACGCTGATGGAGCACAAGGTCGACGTTCCCGACGACCTGGCTAACCTCTAG
- a CDS encoding helix-turn-helix domain-containing protein codes for MGQTVAAHVSRRQPASPPTERVVAIMRLLGAQPARTFSLAEITRELGISRATGHAILATLTAHHWVVRDPATAAYCCGPGVAALSRDGDRVYHGILRELSESTGAQAFLARRAGNTVVVADSAGESASGMRVDRGTRIPLVAPFGRDYLAWSAAGPRRAWLEGIGKPSPALSRRIAAVLDEIRERGYAVERLGREYLRVYAALRALGADGEPDAITQRLARAFADLTVIDVLRSELAAAGTHSIATVSAPITDEDGLVTMSVSAAPFAELSAAGVERLGGQVRAAAARIRALTGGA; via the coding sequence ATGGGACAGACGGTAGCCGCGCACGTGAGTCGCCGTCAACCGGCCTCCCCGCCTACCGAGCGGGTGGTGGCGATCATGCGACTGCTCGGCGCGCAGCCCGCGCGCACGTTCTCCCTCGCCGAGATCACCCGGGAGCTGGGCATCAGCCGCGCCACCGGCCACGCCATCCTGGCAACCCTGACCGCCCACCACTGGGTGGTGCGCGACCCGGCCACCGCCGCCTACTGCTGCGGACCAGGTGTCGCCGCGCTGAGCCGGGACGGCGACCGCGTCTACCACGGCATCCTGCGCGAGCTCTCCGAATCCACCGGCGCCCAAGCGTTTCTGGCGCGGCGCGCCGGCAACACCGTCGTCGTCGCCGACAGCGCCGGCGAATCCGCGTCCGGGATGCGCGTGGACCGCGGAACGCGCATCCCCCTCGTCGCGCCCTTCGGGCGCGACTACCTCGCGTGGAGCGCCGCCGGCCCGCGGCGGGCCTGGCTGGAGGGCATCGGCAAACCCTCCCCTGCCCTGTCGCGACGAATCGCCGCCGTCCTCGACGAAATTCGCGAGCGCGGCTACGCGGTGGAGCGGCTCGGCCGCGAATACCTGCGGGTGTACGCCGCGCTGCGAGCGCTCGGCGCGGACGGCGAACCCGACGCCATCACCCAGCGCCTCGCGCGGGCGTTCGCCGACCTCACAGTGATCGACGTGCTGCGCTCGGAGCTCGCCGCGGCCGGCACGCACAGCATCGCCACGGTGTCCGCACCGATCACCGACGAGGACGGGTTGGTCACGATGTCGGTCAGCGCCGCGCCGTTCGCCGAGCTCTCCGCGGCCGGCGTCGAGCGGCTGGGCGGGCAGGTCCGCGCCGCCGCCGCCCGGATCCGGGCGCTCACTGGCGGGGCCTAG